The Phycisphaeraceae bacterium genome includes a window with the following:
- a CDS encoding helix-turn-helix transcriptional regulator — MKLERELMRGAGPLAVLKLLEPGEKYGYELVQSLDKQTGGLLAMGQSTLYPMLYNLEAKGLIAGRSDTAGSRPRKYYRLTTRGRRKLASDGAQWARLVEAMQALGLGEQKAAGGMA, encoded by the coding sequence ATGAAGCTGGAACGCGAGTTGATGCGGGGGGCAGGGCCGTTGGCGGTGCTCAAGCTGCTGGAGCCGGGGGAGAAGTATGGGTACGAGCTGGTGCAGTCTCTCGACAAGCAGACCGGCGGTTTGCTGGCGATGGGGCAGTCGACGCTGTATCCGATGCTCTACAACCTTGAGGCCAAGGGGCTGATCGCCGGGCGGAGCGACACGGCCGGAAGTCGGCCGCGGAAGTACTACCGGCTCACGACGCGTGGTCGGCGGAAGCTCGCCAGCGATGGGGCGCAGTGGGCTCGGCTGGTCGAGGCGATGCAGGCGCTCGGGCTTGGCGAGCAGAAGGCGGCGGGGGGGATGGCATGA
- a CDS encoding serine hydrolase → MRGTVWISGFAVLWLWAVASGQVGDDLRAAAREPMMEHRADRVIDYEHLGRADAAIEAAIQRGELPGAVLYVGDREGVFYRKAYGDRSVVPERVGMGINTIFDLASLTKPIATATAIHILIDEGKIELDAPASDYLPVLREKDANGRITIRELLLHHSGLPPANPMSDYEGDRETMIANVASCALRGEPGDAYAYSCLGYILLGQIVAEVSGQALDVFVTERVFEPLGMTDTGYNPGPAYLVRTAPTEVVEGEAILGRVHDPRAWALGGVSGNAGLFSTGRDVARYARMILNRGQLEGARVMSEAAVERMLTPASLADGTGWRTLGFDARGSATSARGAVMDRESSVGHTGYTGTAVWIDPKNDLFYVLLTNRVHPSDAEGKAAPVRRDVATLVGAAVLGIAGDPGKATKEARFLTPRPREHLEATAFLPEGFVLRLPYKGGYEVGTGYGHQASSWTHNTIGRDSAANDYFAIDFEMPGGTEVRAAAAGRVMTSQDRTGNDGYGQYVVIDHGHGVTTIYAHLSERRFGEVSYGEPEVRVEAGEVIGLSGDSGTSWPHLHFAAHTGSRLSHSGADVGGKATVPEPIGGYYGVRKGQVLSGGE, encoded by the coding sequence ATGCGTGGGACGGTCTGGATTTCTGGTTTTGCGGTGCTGTGGCTGTGGGCGGTTGCCAGCGGTCAAGTGGGTGATGATCTGCGGGCGGCGGCGCGGGAGCCGATGATGGAGCACCGAGCGGACCGTGTCATTGATTATGAGCACCTGGGGCGGGCGGATGCTGCGATTGAGGCGGCGATTCAGCGGGGTGAACTCCCGGGCGCGGTGCTGTATGTCGGGGATCGAGAGGGGGTTTTTTACCGGAAAGCGTATGGGGATCGGTCGGTGGTGCCGGAACGGGTGGGGATGGGGATCAACACGATCTTTGATCTGGCGTCCCTGACCAAGCCAATCGCGACGGCGACGGCGATTCATATCCTGATTGATGAGGGGAAGATCGAACTGGACGCGCCGGCGTCGGACTACCTCCCGGTCTTGAGGGAGAAGGATGCGAATGGGCGGATCACGATCCGAGAGTTGTTGCTGCATCACAGTGGGCTTCCGCCTGCCAATCCGATGAGCGACTACGAGGGAGATCGCGAGACGATGATCGCCAACGTGGCGTCCTGTGCACTGCGGGGTGAGCCGGGTGATGCGTATGCGTATTCGTGTCTGGGGTACATCCTGCTCGGTCAGATCGTGGCGGAGGTGTCGGGGCAGGCGTTGGATGTGTTCGTGACGGAGCGAGTGTTCGAGCCGCTGGGGATGACGGACACGGGGTACAACCCTGGTCCGGCGTACTTGGTGCGGACGGCGCCTACGGAGGTGGTGGAGGGCGAGGCGATCCTGGGGCGGGTGCATGACCCTCGGGCGTGGGCGCTGGGGGGTGTTTCGGGGAACGCGGGGTTGTTTTCGACGGGGCGGGATGTGGCGAGGTACGCGCGGATGATCCTGAATCGCGGGCAGTTGGAGGGGGCGCGGGTGATGTCGGAGGCGGCGGTCGAACGGATGTTGACGCCTGCGTCATTGGCGGACGGGACCGGATGGCGGACGCTGGGGTTTGATGCGCGGGGCTCGGCGACGTCGGCTCGGGGTGCGGTGATGGACCGGGAGTCTTCGGTCGGTCACACGGGGTACACGGGGACGGCGGTGTGGATCGATCCGAAGAATGATCTGTTCTATGTGCTTCTCACGAACCGGGTGCACCCGTCGGATGCGGAGGGTAAGGCGGCACCGGTGCGTCGAGATGTGGCGACGCTGGTGGGCGCGGCGGTGCTGGGGATTGCGGGTGATCCGGGGAAGGCAACGAAGGAGGCGCGTTTTCTGACGCCTCGGCCGCGGGAGCATCTGGAGGCGACGGCGTTCCTGCCGGAGGGTTTCGTGTTGAGGTTGCCGTACAAAGGCGGTTACGAGGTCGGCACGGGCTACGGGCATCAAGCGTCGTCGTGGACGCATAACACGATCGGTCGGGACTCGGCGGCGAATGACTATTTTGCGATCGACTTCGAGATGCCGGGGGGAACGGAGGTGCGGGCGGCGGCGGCGGGGCGTGTGATGACGAGTCAGGACCGAACGGGTAACGACGGTTACGGGCAGTACGTGGTGATCGATCACGGTCACGGGGTGACGACGATCTATGCGCACCTGTCGGAGCGGCGGTTCGGTGAGGTGAGCTACGGCGAGCCGGAGGTCCGGGTGGAGGCGGGGGAGGTGATCGGGCTGTCGGGGGATTCGGGGACGTCGTGGCCGCACCTGCACTTCGCGGCGCACACGGGGTCGCGGCTGTCGCACTCGGGTGCGGACGTGGGCGGGAAGGCGACAGTCCCGGAACCGATCGGGGGGTACTACGGGGTCCGGAAGGGTCAGGTGCTCAGCGGCGGCGAGTGA
- a CDS encoding dihydroorotase, translating into MSRLLIRGGRLIDPKNNLDTTTDLFIEDGRVASVGKLTSAQTDGLPTLDASGLLVTPGLIDVHVHFREPGQEQKETIATGAAAAIAGGFTSVCCMPNTNPTLDDDASIDYVYERAERAGMANVFPVGALTKSRHGSELAEIGLMAQRGAVAFSDDGTGVASAGMMAKAMTYVGMTGRCIMQHCEDPTLGGGAMNAGPLAARLGLSGWPRLAEDLMIQRDLMIARDQQYKTRWHAQHMTTANGAELLRRAKHDAGPNVHRITGEVSPHHLLLTDEACAGYDTLAKMNPPLRSQADIDALRAAVADGTITLLATDHAPHTPEEKALEFEDAPYGIIGLEPALALYIKALIDTDTITWTRLIEMMTWRGAELCELEARGHLATGSHADITLIDPNHNWTIDTATFAGKSRNCPFQGQTVTGRALATIVSGDIKLLRDPERLKAANHRPPATEQDLIDLIEQRTSTQDRP; encoded by the coding sequence ATGAGCCGATTGCTGATCCGTGGCGGGCGTCTGATCGACCCCAAGAACAACCTCGACACCACCACCGACCTCTTCATCGAAGACGGCCGCGTAGCTTCTGTCGGCAAACTCACATCGGCTCAGACCGACGGACTACCCACCCTCGACGCATCCGGCCTCCTCGTGACACCCGGACTCATCGACGTCCACGTCCACTTCCGCGAGCCCGGCCAGGAGCAGAAAGAAACCATCGCCACCGGTGCTGCCGCCGCCATCGCAGGCGGTTTCACCTCCGTCTGTTGCATGCCCAACACCAACCCGACCCTCGATGACGACGCCAGCATCGATTACGTCTACGAACGCGCCGAACGCGCTGGCATGGCCAACGTCTTCCCCGTCGGCGCACTCACCAAGTCACGACACGGAAGCGAACTCGCCGAGATCGGCCTCATGGCCCAGCGCGGCGCCGTCGCCTTCTCCGACGACGGCACAGGCGTCGCCTCCGCTGGCATGATGGCCAAGGCCATGACCTACGTCGGTATGACCGGCCGCTGCATCATGCAGCACTGCGAAGACCCCACTCTCGGCGGCGGCGCCATGAACGCAGGCCCCCTCGCCGCACGACTCGGCCTCTCCGGCTGGCCACGACTCGCCGAAGACCTCATGATCCAACGCGACCTCATGATCGCCCGCGATCAGCAATACAAAACCCGCTGGCACGCCCAGCACATGACCACCGCCAACGGTGCCGAACTCCTCCGCCGCGCCAAACACGATGCCGGACCCAACGTCCACCGCATCACCGGCGAAGTCAGCCCCCACCATCTCCTGCTCACCGACGAAGCCTGCGCCGGCTACGACACCCTCGCCAAGATGAACCCGCCCCTCCGCAGCCAGGCCGACATCGACGCCCTCCGCGCCGCCGTCGCCGACGGCACCATCACGCTCCTCGCCACCGACCACGCCCCTCACACACCCGAAGAAAAAGCCCTCGAGTTCGAGGACGCGCCCTACGGCATCATCGGCCTCGAACCCGCCCTCGCCCTCTACATCAAAGCCCTCATCGACACCGACACCATCACCTGGACCCGACTCATCGAGATGATGACCTGGCGCGGCGCCGAACTCTGCGAGCTCGAAGCCCGCGGACACCTCGCCACCGGCAGCCACGCCGACATCACCCTCATCGACCCCAACCACAACTGGACCATCGACACCGCCACCTTCGCCGGCAAGTCCCGCAACTGCCCCTTCCAAGGCCAAACCGTCACCGGCCGAGCCCTCGCCACCATCGTCTCCGGCGACATCAAACTCCTCCGCGATCCCGAACGACTCAAGGCCGCCAACCACCGCCCCCCCGCCACCGAACAGGACCTGATCGACTTGATCGAGCAGCGGACCTCGACTCAGGACCGTCCCTAG
- a CDS encoding ABC transporter ATP-binding protein, which translates to MAMIQTKNLTKKYGDLVALDHLDLTVEAGDAFGFLGPNGAGKTTTMKILATLLKPTWGEARIDGLSVGPVNAQEVRRIIAYVPDFFGSYADLTVTEYLEFFASAYQINGPERRRVIGDVLELTDLTGKSLSEVNGLSRGMQQRLSVARALLHDPKLLLLDEPASGLDPRARVEMRELLKELHRMGKTILISSHILPELSELCTKFGIIERGKLRFVGTKEELLQRTETGAMLRVRVAEKPDLARKALEGLTGVLEATVDPDGIRVRLEAHHPETVGQIARCLVEAGLKLVELRAEEASLETAFMRMTEGAVQ; encoded by the coding sequence ATGGCGATGATTCAGACCAAGAATCTCACGAAGAAGTATGGCGACCTGGTGGCGCTGGATCACCTGGATCTGACCGTCGAGGCGGGGGATGCGTTTGGCTTTCTGGGTCCGAACGGGGCCGGGAAGACGACGACGATGAAGATTCTGGCGACGCTGTTGAAGCCAACATGGGGTGAGGCTCGGATCGACGGGCTGAGTGTCGGGCCGGTGAATGCCCAGGAGGTGCGGCGGATCATTGCGTATGTTCCGGATTTCTTCGGGTCATATGCAGACCTGACGGTGACGGAGTATCTGGAGTTTTTCGCTTCGGCTTATCAGATCAACGGGCCGGAGCGGCGGCGGGTGATCGGGGATGTGCTGGAGCTAACGGACCTGACGGGTAAGTCGTTGTCGGAGGTTAATGGTCTGTCACGCGGGATGCAGCAGCGGTTGTCCGTGGCGCGGGCGTTGCTGCACGACCCGAAGCTGTTGCTGCTTGATGAGCCGGCGTCGGGTTTGGACCCGCGGGCGCGGGTTGAGATGCGCGAACTGCTCAAGGAGCTGCATCGCATGGGCAAGACGATTCTGATCAGCTCGCACATCCTGCCGGAGCTGTCGGAGCTGTGTACGAAGTTCGGGATCATCGAGCGTGGGAAGCTGAGGTTTGTGGGGACCAAGGAGGAGTTGCTGCAACGGACCGAGACGGGGGCGATGCTCAGGGTGCGGGTGGCGGAGAAACCGGACTTGGCGCGGAAGGCTCTGGAGGGATTGACGGGTGTGCTCGAGGCGACGGTCGATCCGGATGGTATTCGCGTGCGGCTGGAGGCTCACCATCCGGAGACAGTCGGTCAGATTGCGCGATGTCTGGTGGAGGCGGGGTTGAAGCTGGTGGAGTTGCGGGCGGAGGAGGCGAGTCTCGAGACGGCGTTTATGCGGATGACCGAGGGGGCTGTGCAGTAG
- a CDS encoding metalloregulator ArsR/SmtB family transcription factor gives MSPPTTNRDALPTELLDAAAPLLRVMAHPHRLRLIETLLDRRLSVGELALTLDLPQAAVSGHLTQLKAHRILRVEREGRESFYRVHHPAASFIIECLQTHRDELST, from the coding sequence ATGAGCCCACCCACCACCAACCGTGATGCCCTGCCGACCGAACTGCTCGACGCAGCCGCCCCGCTGCTCAGGGTCATGGCTCACCCGCACCGCCTGCGCCTCATCGAGACCCTCCTAGACCGACGCCTGTCCGTTGGCGAACTCGCCCTCACCCTGGACCTGCCCCAGGCCGCCGTCTCCGGCCACCTCACACAACTCAAAGCCCACCGCATCCTCCGCGTCGAGCGCGAGGGACGCGAGTCGTTCTACCGCGTCCATCACCCGGCGGCCAGCTTCATCATCGAGTGCCTCCAGACCCATCGTGACGAGTTGTCCACCTGA
- a CDS encoding rhodanese-like domain-containing protein, whose translation MTTTAQSPIAAYGSITPEQLAKHLKSDPNALLIDVRTPAEYHAVHIPQARLMPLDQLDTDTIRTLATDDQSIYVICHAGGRGAKACERLVSAGLSNIINTEGGTAAWADAGLPVTRARGAISIMRQVQITAGSLILLGVILAAIVHPWFIGLSGFVGAGLLFAGLTDTCGMAMLLARMPWNKKKPSSQNCTI comes from the coding sequence ATGACCACCACCGCCCAATCACCAATCGCCGCCTACGGCTCGATCACCCCCGAGCAGCTCGCCAAGCACCTTAAGTCAGACCCCAACGCCCTGCTCATCGACGTCCGCACGCCCGCCGAGTATCACGCCGTCCACATCCCACAGGCCCGCCTGATGCCTCTCGACCAGCTCGACACCGACACGATCCGAACGCTAGCCACCGATGACCAGTCGATTTACGTCATCTGCCACGCTGGCGGTCGCGGGGCCAAAGCCTGTGAACGCCTGGTGTCCGCAGGTCTGAGTAACATCATCAACACCGAAGGCGGAACCGCCGCCTGGGCCGACGCCGGACTCCCGGTGACCCGAGCCAGGGGCGCGATCTCCATCATGCGCCAGGTCCAGATCACCGCCGGATCACTCATCCTCCTCGGCGTGATCCTCGCCGCCATCGTTCACCCTTGGTTCATCGGCCTCTCTGGCTTCGTCGGCGCTGGCCTGCTCTTCGCAGGCCTCACCGACACCTGCGGGATGGCCATGCTCCTGGCGCGAATGCCGTGGAACAAGAAGAAGCCATCCTCACAAAACTGCACGATCTGA
- a CDS encoding Mrp/NBP35 family ATP-binding protein, with translation MATTKEQVLQTLQTVQDPELHRDLVSLNMVRHVAACDGVVQLQIKVSSLNEDLRKELRGRIESALRAIDPPVEKLEVEFVSGLAQAGGQKPQPQATVGESGEKENLLPGVKHIIAVGAGKGGVGKSTVAVNLAIGLARRGARVGILDGDIYGPSLPTMLGLDRFSPKAEGKNLLPFDVHGVFAMSLGSLVEDEKPLIWRGPMAHGAFRQLVTQTLWGALDYLIIDLPPGTGDVPLTMAQLLPLTGAVVVCTPQKVAQDDARRAVAMFRQLRIEVLGVVENMSYFIGDDGKEYDIFGKGGAELMAQQMGVPFLGQIPINTAIRYNADAGDPTANYTGDDQLAKELTAVTEKLAAQVSMHLMSEAADRPTLSVR, from the coding sequence ATGGCAACGACAAAAGAACAGGTCCTTCAGACGCTGCAGACTGTGCAGGACCCCGAGCTTCACAGGGACCTGGTGTCATTGAATATGGTGCGTCACGTGGCGGCTTGTGATGGGGTGGTGCAACTACAGATCAAGGTGTCGTCGCTGAATGAAGATCTGCGTAAAGAGCTACGCGGGCGGATCGAGTCAGCGTTGCGTGCGATCGACCCGCCTGTGGAGAAGCTGGAGGTTGAGTTCGTGTCCGGGCTGGCTCAGGCAGGAGGTCAGAAGCCTCAGCCGCAGGCGACAGTGGGTGAGTCCGGCGAGAAAGAGAATCTGCTGCCAGGTGTTAAGCACATCATCGCGGTGGGTGCCGGGAAGGGGGGTGTCGGGAAGTCGACGGTGGCGGTGAATCTTGCGATTGGACTCGCCCGGCGGGGCGCGCGGGTTGGGATTCTGGATGGCGATATTTACGGGCCGTCGCTGCCGACGATGCTCGGGTTGGATCGGTTCAGCCCGAAGGCAGAGGGGAAGAATCTGCTGCCGTTTGATGTGCATGGGGTTTTTGCGATGTCGCTTGGGTCGCTGGTGGAGGATGAGAAGCCTCTGATCTGGCGAGGGCCGATGGCGCATGGTGCTTTCAGGCAACTGGTGACGCAGACGCTTTGGGGAGCGTTGGACTACCTGATTATTGACCTCCCGCCTGGGACGGGGGATGTCCCACTGACGATGGCGCAGTTGTTGCCGTTGACAGGTGCGGTAGTGGTGTGCACGCCTCAGAAGGTGGCGCAGGACGATGCTCGGCGGGCGGTGGCGATGTTCCGGCAGTTGCGGATCGAGGTGTTGGGAGTCGTCGAGAACATGAGCTACTTCATCGGTGACGATGGCAAGGAGTACGACATCTTCGGTAAGGGCGGAGCGGAACTGATGGCCCAGCAGATGGGTGTGCCGTTTTTAGGGCAGATTCCGATCAACACGGCGATCCGTTACAACGCCGACGCTGGCGATCCGACGGCGAACTACACGGGTGATGATCAACTCGCGAAGGAGTTGACGGCAGTCACGGAGAAGCTAGCGGCGCAGGTATCGATGCACCTGATGTCGGAGGCGGCGGATCGGCCGACGCTTTCGGTGAGGTAA
- a CDS encoding FAD-dependent oxidoreductase: MNTFQQNLNIVIVGGVAGGASAAARARRMNEHANIVLLEKDHHVSFANCGLPYYLGGEIADRAKLTVASAELLRQRFRIDVRPRHEAIRIDRANKTVRVHNHVAGEELDLPYNKLILAPGARPIVPEIPGKELPGVFTLRNLDDTDAIHDHLEGLEQQRALVVGAGYIGLEMAEQLRVRGMHVTLVERAPQVLALMDPEMATPIAEELQRQGIDLRVRDEVVAIEQQGQTLTATLKSSETVAVGAVIFGVGVIPNTKLAEDAGLELGSTRGITVDRFMRTSDPDIYAVGDAVEYAYGPTGNPMRIALAGPANRAGRIAGTHAATGDASPMGDVFGTSIVRVFSVTAGLAGLTNRSAERFGIPMQTVTVIANHHAGYFPGAKPVTLKLAYAPTTGRVLGTQAVGAEGIDKRLDVIATLMAMKGTVRDLANLDLAYAPPFGSAKDVLHMAAFAACNALDGSDTFADSDSDLTPYQLVDVRTPSEVAKAPLRAGEHAINIPVDDLRDRLNELDPSKPTIVTCASGVRSHVAARLLAQHGFRNILELAGGATVRNRSNVCEHANA, from the coding sequence ATGAACACCTTCCAACAGAATCTCAACATCGTGATCGTCGGCGGAGTCGCTGGCGGAGCGTCCGCAGCAGCCCGCGCCCGACGCATGAACGAACACGCCAACATCGTCTTACTCGAGAAAGACCATCACGTATCCTTCGCCAACTGTGGACTGCCTTACTACCTCGGCGGAGAGATCGCCGACCGCGCCAAGCTCACCGTCGCCTCCGCGGAACTCCTCCGCCAGCGATTCCGTATCGACGTACGCCCAAGGCATGAAGCCATCCGCATCGACCGTGCGAACAAGACCGTCCGCGTCCACAACCACGTCGCTGGCGAAGAACTCGACCTGCCCTACAACAAGCTCATCCTCGCGCCGGGTGCCCGCCCGATCGTCCCGGAGATCCCGGGCAAGGAGCTCCCCGGCGTCTTCACGCTCCGTAACCTCGATGACACCGACGCTATCCACGACCATCTCGAAGGCCTGGAACAGCAACGTGCCCTGGTCGTTGGCGCCGGCTACATCGGACTCGAGATGGCTGAGCAGCTCCGCGTCCGCGGCATGCACGTCACCCTCGTCGAACGCGCCCCTCAGGTCCTCGCGCTAATGGACCCCGAGATGGCCACGCCGATCGCTGAGGAGCTCCAACGACAAGGCATCGACCTCCGTGTCCGAGACGAGGTCGTCGCCATCGAGCAACAAGGCCAGACCCTCACCGCCACGCTTAAGTCCAGCGAGACCGTCGCTGTCGGCGCTGTCATCTTTGGCGTCGGAGTGATTCCCAACACCAAACTCGCCGAGGACGCCGGACTCGAACTCGGCTCGACCCGCGGCATCACCGTCGACCGCTTCATGCGCACCTCCGACCCCGATATCTACGCCGTCGGCGATGCCGTCGAGTACGCCTATGGCCCGACCGGCAACCCGATGCGCATCGCCCTGGCCGGGCCTGCGAACCGCGCCGGCCGGATCGCGGGCACCCACGCTGCCACTGGCGACGCCTCCCCGATGGGTGATGTATTCGGGACCTCCATCGTTCGGGTCTTCAGCGTCACCGCAGGCCTCGCCGGCCTGACCAACCGCTCTGCTGAACGCTTCGGTATCCCGATGCAGACCGTCACCGTCATCGCCAATCATCACGCGGGCTACTTCCCCGGCGCCAAACCCGTCACCCTCAAGCTCGCTTACGCCCCGACCACCGGCCGCGTGCTCGGCACCCAAGCCGTCGGCGCTGAGGGCATCGACAAACGACTCGATGTCATCGCCACCCTCATGGCGATGAAGGGCACCGTCCGCGACCTTGCCAACCTCGACCTTGCCTACGCCCCACCCTTCGGTTCCGCCAAGGACGTGCTCCACATGGCCGCCTTCGCCGCCTGCAACGCCCTCGATGGCTCCGACACCTTCGCCGACAGCGACTCCGACCTGACCCCGTATCAACTGGTGGATGTCCGCACGCCTAGCGAGGTCGCCAAAGCACCGCTGCGTGCCGGAGAGCACGCCATCAACATCCCCGTCGATGACCTCCGCGACCGCCTCAACGAACTCGATCCATCTAAACCCACCATCGTGACCTGCGCCTCCGGCGTCCGCAGCCATGTCGCCGCACGATTGCTTGCCCAACACGGCTTCCGCAACATCCTCGAACTTGCTGGCGGCGCAACCGTCCGCAATCGCTCAAACGTTTGCGAACACGCCAACGCCTGA